A window of Apium graveolens cultivar Ventura chromosome 8, ASM990537v1, whole genome shotgun sequence contains these coding sequences:
- the LOC141680644 gene encoding E3 SUMO-protein ligase SIZ1-like, with protein sequence MAFLTFCSAPLGASTSALSDTFRTEEVAKLIQDVHRNMVAETYESAHAGQTRCPCGSPSPDFFKTDMIEVKFKLHLSQAYCDFKRCKFPDCHVLQHKVCVQGLRAVPPHFHCEVCRINRADLLWVGMKNFLYPTRLELPEFRGDGTNNTVNLNTDLEIQGRDLDLIDREGYKIQVLCILPNDAAQFRIHWPKYSLLEVNGIEMGTVDRPQNQLLGANGHDSGALISMCLKEGLNKITFSAQDNRIFCLGVRLVRPRTIKEICEVILKEQEGETLNDAKARVIRCLRGGTTSHGNADRDFEVLSKMTVNLRCSISGARMKTASRFKPCVHMACFDLESFIGLRQTAKQIEQSGEDTTEIKIRSDGSWFVDHRHSTSLRVQYGLSSPSRTTNNDHGFVIVDLRKKSEPYEGSRQFFDSRKGINESGLKLENLNTEPALEASESGRVVLEFTEGNSDSALNSSACQAERSPNKIRSYNRAPSMRAGEHQTESKTESRQKQLAHDAHPRARAGCAQRAARAVSVRAGSSGLVRFRVLKLEFYSVHVI encoded by the exons ATGGCATTTCTTACTTTTTGTTCAGCGCCATTGGGTGCCTCAACGAGTGCCTTATCAGATACTTTTAGAACGGAAGAAGTTGCAAAATTAATTCAAGACGTGCACAG AAATATGGTGGCAGAAACATATGAGTCAGCACATGCCGGACAGACCAGATGTCCGTGTGGTTCCCCATCGCCTGATTTTTTTAAGACTGACATGATCGAGGTTAAATTTAAACTTCATCTTTCACAGGCATATTGTGACTTTAAGCGT TGCAAATTTCCAGATTGCCATGTGTTGCAACATAAAGTCTGCGTGCAAGGCCTTCGTGCAGTTCCACCTCACTTTCACTGTGAAGTTTGTCGAATAAATCGGGCTGATCT GTTGTGGGTTGGTATGAAGAATTTTTTATATCCCACAAGGCTGGAGCTTCCTGAATTCAGAGGGGATGG AACAAACAACACCGTGAATTTAAATACAGATCTCGAAATACAAGGTAGAGATCTAGATCTAATTGATCGTGAAGGTTATAAAATTCAG GTCTTGTGCATTCTTCCTAATGATGCTGCTCAGTTTAGAATACATTGGCCAAAATATAGTCTACTGGAAGTCAACG GCATTGAGATGGGGACTGTTGATAGACCACAAAATCAACTATTAGGCGCAAATGGTCACGATAGTGGCGCACTT ATTTCAATGTGCCTGAAAGAAGGATTGAATAAGATCACTTTTTCAGCGCAAGATAATCGGATTTTTTGTCTAGGCGTTCGCCTTGTTAGACCACGCACCATTAAAGAG ATTTGCGAGGTAATTCTTAAAGAACAAGAGGGAGAGACGTTAAATGATGCTAAAGCACGCGTCATTCGCTGCTTAAGAGGTGGAACAACATCACATGGTAATGCTGATAGGGACTTCGAAGTTCTATCTAAAATGACAGTTAATCTTCGTTGCTCA ATAAGTGGTGCTAGAATGAAGACGGCTAGCAGGTTTAAGCCATGTGTCCACATGGCTTGCTTTGATCTTGAATCATTTATTGGACTCAGACAGACAGCTAAGCAG ATTGAGCAATCAGGGGAAGACACCACAGAGATTAAGATCAGGTCTGATGGTTCATGGTTTGTAGATCATAGACACAGCACATCCCTGAGAGTACAGTATGGCTTGAGCTCCCCATCCAGGACTACTAATAACG ATCATGGATTTGTGATCGTCGATTTGAGGAAAAAGTCTGAACCATATGAAGGTAGTAGACA GTTTTTCGATTCTAGAAAGGGAATAAATGAAAGCGGGTTGAAACTGGAAAACCTAAACACTGAACCGGCACTTGAAGCGAGCGAATCGGGCCGGGTTGTGCTTGAATTTACAGAAGGTAACTCGGATTCGGCACTGAACTCAAGTGCGTGCCAGGCG GAGAGATCACCTAATAAAATAAGGAGTTATAACAGAGCACCGAGCATGCGAGCTGGCGAGCACCAGACAGAAAGCAAGACAGAAAGCAGGCAGAAACAACTGGCGCATGACGCACACCCGCGGGCTCGTGCGGGTTGTGCTCAACGTGCAGCTCGTGCGGTTTCGGTCCGTGCGGGCTCAAGCGGGCTTGTGCGGTTCCGAGTTCTAAAATTGGAATTCTACTCGGTTCATGTAATTTAG